TGTCACACTCCTAGATTTGATCCgtgttaatttgattattagtaattgtgatcAACGATAATTTTATGTTGATTGAGGAAATAAGTCATGCCTTAGTTCATTATTGATAGTCATATTTACtagattatttattaaaatgtaatttatctttggattattttgttttctaaaatagtggccacttaaagttaaaaatgttaattacctgagagtcaaaaattgttttctgtttttaaaataaaataaaaataattcatgtTGTCCAAGTGAcagaatgttagaaatttcctgatgtgagctaacattaattatgattttgatttaataaaatcgaataattaaatatttcaatgtTAGTTTACAGATGAGTTtcagtgatcaataaagatgagttcaatacacttaaaagttatgatctAAATAGAAAACATAAGTGTGGGTCTTGAGGTTTATTAGCCCTTGATgggggtcaattaacctactatatatTAGTTAGGTCTTTATCCTAAAACCTAATGTAGTATGGCTAAAGTATAGTTTACCCATATAAAGTTGTCATTCAGGGAGATTTTCGGAGCAGAAGACTAAGTTACGTCGAGTGATGATCTCGACAAGTAATTTAGGTAGCTGTATGAACTCAATTTGCATAGCGATTTAGGTATTCCTAAAatcctaaagtttaattcagtattttatgaTCTATGCATTGATCCTCTTAATTATCATTGCATGATTTTATACTTGTTCTTGCATAATAAATCTTACATCCTCCTCTAGACTATGTATATGAATTCTCTTTGCAATCCAACATTTGGGTTTGAAATCTTTTTGTTGCATAATGAAACAAATTTCGGTCTAATCACTTATGGATGTAGTTGTGACAGGGCTGAAAAGGTGTAGCTTAATTTGTGCTTCTTTATGAAACGCTGGCCATAAGCTTCTATTTCTGAAATCCAAATAGCATGAGTTATGTTTGAGTTTGGCTATCAATTTTGTGAATAACATTTGGTGCAATTTGGAGAGTTAACTTTTATATGTTGAGGGGGGACTCTTCCACTTGGCACGGTCAGATCACAGTATGACAAGGTTTGTCACATGTCCTGCAATTGCATATAAACATCTCCTAGCTACCCGGCATGTCATAATGATGTATTTCAATTATTTGGCAACTGCAATATATGCATATGGAAATGATACGTGTTATATAACTTATTGCAGTTAGCTTACACTGCTGAATATTTGTACTGGAATGGATGAAGATTTAATTGTGCATAATGGCGGATGCCACTGTGGAAGAGTAAGATGGCGAGTCCAAGCACCGAGTAGTGTTATAGCCTGGAAGTGCAACTGTTCTGACTGCTCAATGAGAGCCAATCAGAGCTTCATTGTTCCTTCTCAAAGATTTGAGCTTTTGGGAGATTCCAAAGAGTTTCTTACGACATACACATTTGGCACTCATACAGCAAAGCACTTATTCTGTAAGGTTTGCGGCATCACCTCATTCTATATTCCACGATCAAATCCAGATGGAATTGCAGTTACGTTCAGGTGCGTCGACCCAGGAACCCTGTCCCATGTTGAGATTAAGCTTTTATGATGGAAAGAATTGGGAGAGTTCATATAATCAAACAGGGATTGCTTCATGTTCAAAGACTAATGAGGCAAAATAACAAGCTCCCAATTGCAGCTTGCAGTTTTTAAGAGTCACACAAGTCAATTTCCTGAAAACACCTACAAATCTTGGTCTTGTATTCTACAGtcaaaatgaatttatatttgtaaaactcTATGAATTAGTATTGAATTGCTTCTGCATTTCAAGTAAATTGATCCAGTACATGAATGGGATAAACAAATTCTAAAAATACAATAGCTATTCTCTTTTCTACAGAAGTTATCACTGTTTGATTGTCATTCTGGGCCTTCATTTTAGCATGAAGCAAGAGCTAGGAAGTGAACAACCAATCATAAACGAAAAAATCCTTCCCTCTTGTATTCATTtacattttagatataaaatacACTAGGAAATTGGAGTGAGACCattgatatttaaaaagaaaaaattggggATTTTCTGGTGAAACagaggaagaaaaatgggtATAAAATAGATCAGCGCAGAACTTTTACTTGGTCACTACTACTATAACGCAAAAGACAAAGTTTTGATAGTTCTCCCCAAAATCAATGATTGCTTAACATAGCAACTGAACATAAGTCACTTTAACACAACTCTAGTTAATACATGTCTATGTGAATGCCAAAATTCCCGCGTCGAATGAGAGATGAGAGCCTCGGGTATGGTCTCATACTCCTGAGacgttttttaaaaataaggccaaaggactatttcccacccaagtataCTTTTTCTGCACATTCCcacctattaactttgaaaagcccaTATACTtacccatgagctgttaaaaaaAACGGATTCAAAggcaatatcatcattttatctgtaatattaaaaataaattaaaatttaatcatttttcccCTCTAAcctctaaaaactaaccatttctcctaggccaagttttgaaaaatagcattccccccctagggtttagttttcaatccccgacgtCAAATTTGGTGCCATCGCTGACGACGAAGCCTTCCCGATTCACCACCATGCTCCGatgacctctcttctctcctctgaaACGTCGATCGACCTAGATCTGGTGTCGTCTTCTCTTGGAAAGTCAAAGAGCTTCTCTtggaaagacgatcgtcttcccagacggaGACGAGGTcttcgtcttcgtttgggaagacgaagagcttcgtcgggagacgaagagcttcgtcgggaGACAAAGCTCTTCGACTTTTTAGGCGAAGACAACGCCAAATCTAGATCGATCGGTgtccagaggagagaagagaggttgttggagcatggtggtgcatTGGGAAGGCTTCGTCATTGGCGATGGCACCGGATTTGGCTtcgaggattgaaaactaaaccctaggggggagaatgctatttttca
The genomic region above belongs to Mangifera indica cultivar Alphonso chromosome 15, CATAS_Mindica_2.1, whole genome shotgun sequence and contains:
- the LOC123197649 gene encoding centromere protein V-like → MDEDLIVHNGGCHCGRVRWRVQAPSSVIAWKCNCSDCSMRANQSFIVPSQRFELLGDSKEFLTTYTFGTHTAKHLFCKVCGITSFYIPRSNPDGIAVTFRCVDPGTLSHVEIKLL